The Arachis hypogaea cultivar Tifrunner chromosome 19, arahy.Tifrunner.gnm2.J5K5, whole genome shotgun sequence genome has a window encoding:
- the LOC112777010 gene encoding chaperonin CPN60-like 2, mitochondrial: protein MYRLASKLASSITSSTSKNVIRCRVISSRNYASKDINFGVGARAAILQGVTEVADAVKVTMGPKGRNVIIEKSYGNPRITKDGVTVAKSIKFQDKAKNIGADLVKQVAKATNAAAGDGTTCATVLTQAILIEGCKSIAAGVNVMDLRNGINKAVDAVITDLKSRAVMISTPEEITQVGTISANGERDIGELIAKAMEKVGKEGVITVADGNTLDNELEVVEGMKLGRGYISPYFISDQKTQKCELDHPLILIHDKKISDMNSLLKILELSVEKKRPLLVVAEDVESDALAMLILNKHHAGLKVCAIKAPGFGDNRKANLDDLAILTGGEVITEERGFTLDKVLPEMLGTAKKVTISIDDTIILHGGGDKKLIAERCEELRTAMNKSSSTFDKEKAQERLSKLSGGVAVFKVGGASEAEVGERKDRVTDALNATKAAVEEGIVPGGGVALLYAAKVLENLETKNEDEKRGVQIIQNALKAPTLTIASNAGFDGTLVQSKLLEQDNDNLGFDASKGAYVDMVKAGIIDPVKVVRTALVDAASVSLLLTTTEAAIVDNPKDKNKAPSRVPDMDALDI from the exons ATGTATCGATTAGCTTCCAAGCTAGCCTCCTCCATCACTTCCTCAACCTCAAAGAACGTT ATACGCTGCAGGGTTATTTCAAGTAGAAACTATGCGAGCAAAGACATCAACTTTGGCGTTGGAGCTCGTGCTGCAATTCTTCAGGGTGTCACTGAGGTTGCTGATGCTGTCAAAGTTACCATGGGACCTAAG GGTCGTAATGTGATTATTGAGAAAAGTTATGGGAACCCAAGGATCACAAAGGATGGTGTGACAGTAGCTAAGAGTATCAAATTTCAGGATAAGGCTAAGAACATTGGTGCTGATCTTGTTAAGCAGGTTGCCAAGGCTACCAACGCTGCTGCTGGAGATG GTACAACTTGTGCGACGGTGTTAACTCAGGCAATACTGATAGAAGGTTGCAAATCGATTGCAGCTGGTGTAAATGTCATGGATTTGCGTAATGGAATAAATAAGGCAGTTGATGCTGTAATTACTGATTTGAAAAGCAGGGCAGTAATGATAAGCACACCTGAAGAGATAACCCAG GTTGGGACTATATCTGCAAATGGAGAGAGAGACATTGGTGAATTGATTGCAAAGGCAATGGAAAAAGTTGGAAAGGAAGGAGTTATTACCGTTGCT GATGGAAACACTTTGGACAATGAGTTGGAAGTTGTTGAAGGAATGAAGTTGGGCAGAGGCTATATATCTCCCTATTTTATTAGTGATCAGAAAACCCAGAAATGT GAATTGGATCACCCCCTTATCCTCATCCATGACAAGAAAATTTCAGACATGAATtcattattgaaaatattggagcTGTCAGTAGAG AAAAAAAGACCGCTCCTGGTTGTAGCAGAAGATGTTGAGAGTGATGCATTGGCTATGCTCATACTAAACAAGCATCATGCTGGGCTTAAG GTTTGTGCTATAAAAGCTCCCGGTTTCGGTGATAACAGAAAAGCAAATCTAGATGATCTTGCAATTCTTACTGGAGGAGAG GTCATCACAGAAGAGCGTGGTTTTACTCTTGACAAAGTCCTACCAGAAATGCTTGGTACTGCCAAAAAG GTTACTATCTCCATTGATGACACTATCATTCTACACGGAGGTGGGGATAAGAAACTCATTGCAGAGAGATGTGAggag CTTAGGACAGCAATGAACAAGAGTTCTTCCACGTTCGATAAAGAAAAAGCACAAGAACGCCTATCAAAACTATCCGGTGGTGTAGCTGTCTTCAAG GTTGGAGGGGCTAGTGAGGCAGAAGTTGGGGAAAGGAAAGATCGGGTGACAGATGCCCTAAATGCCACTAAAGCAGCAGTCGAGGAGGGAATTGTTCCAG GTGGTGGAGTTGCTCTCTTATATGCTGCAAAAGTGTTGGAGAACCTCGAAACAAAGAACGAGGATGAGAAAAGAGGAGTACAGATTATTCAGAATGCACTTAAG GCACCTACCCTTACAATAGCTTCAAATGCTGGTTTCGATGGCACTTTGGTTCAGAGCAAATTGTTAGAACAAGACAATGATAATTTGGGTTTTGATGCTTCTAAAG GTGCCTATGTTGATATGGTAAAGGCTGGAATCATAGATCCTGTTAAAGTTGTTAGAACGGCTTTGGTAGATGCTGCCAG TGTCTCATTGCTACTGACAACAACGGAGGCAGCTATTGTGGATAATCCAAAGGACAAAAATAAAGCTCCCAGCCGGGTGCCAGATATGGATGCCTTGGATATCTAA